The Pan troglodytes isolate AG18354 chromosome 1, NHGRI_mPanTro3-v2.0_pri, whole genome shotgun sequence genome includes a region encoding these proteins:
- the MFN2 gene encoding mitofusin-2 isoform X1: protein MSLLFSRCNSIVTVKKDKRHMAEVNASPLKHFVTAKKKINGIFEQLGAYIQESATFLEDTYRNAELDPVTTEEQVLDVKGYLSKVRGISEVLARRHMKVAFFGRTSNGKSTVINAMLWDKVLPSGIGHTTNCFLRVEGTDGHEAFLLTEGSEEKRSAKTVNQLAHALHQDKQLHAGSLVSVMWPNSKCPLLKDDLVLMDSPGIDVTTELDSWIDKFCLDADVFVLVANSESTLMQTEKHFFHKVSERLSRPNIFILNNRWDASASEPEYMEEVRRQHMERCTSFLVDELGVVDRSQAGDRIFFVSAKEVLNARIQKAQGMPEGGGALAEGFQVRMFEFQNFERRFEECISQSAVKTKFEQHTVRAKQIAEAVRLIMDSLHVAAREQQVYCEEMREERQDRLKFIDKQLELLAQDYKLRIKQITEEVERQVSTAMAEEIRRLSVLVDDYQMDFHPSPVVLKVYKNELHRHIEEGLGRNMSDRCSTAITNSLQTMQQDMIDGLKPLLPVSVRSQIDMLVPRQCFSLNYDLNCDKLCADFQEDIEFHFSLGWTMLVNRFLGPKNSRRALMGYNDQVQRPIPLTPANPSMPPLPQGSLTQEEFMVSMVTGLASLTSRTSMGILVVGGVVWKAVGWRLIALSFGLYGLLYVYERLTWTTKAKERAFKRQFVEHASEKLQLVISYTGSNCSHQVQQELSGTFAHLCQQVDVTRENLEQEIAAMNKKIEVLDSLQSKAKLLRNKAGWLDSELNMFTHQYLQPSR from the exons ATGTCCCTGCTCTTCTCTCGATGCAACTCTATCGTCACAGTCAAGAAAGATAAGAGACACATGGCTGAGGTGAATGCATCCCCACTTAAGCACTTTGTCACTGCCAAGAAGAAGATCAATGGCATTTTTGAGCAGCTGGGGGCCTACATCCAGGAGAGCGCCACCTTCCTTGAAG ACACGTACAGGAATGCAGAACTGGACCCCGTTACCACAGAAGAACAGGTTCTGGACGTCAAAGGTTACCTATCCAAAGTGAGAGGCATCAGTGAGGTGCTGGCTCGGCGGCACATGAAAGTGGCTTTTTTTGGCCG GACGAGCAATGGGAAGAGCACTGTGATCAATGCCATGCTCTGGGACAAAGTTCTGCCCTCTGGGATTGGCCACACCACCAATTGCTTCCTGCGGGTAGAGGGCACAGATGGCCATGAGGCCTTTCTCCTTACCGAGGGCTCAGAGGAAAAGAGGAGCGCCAAG ACTGTGAACCAGCTGGCCCATGCCCTCCACCAGGACAAGCAGCTCCATGCCGGCAGCCTAGTGAGTGTGATGTGGCCCAACTCTAAGTGCCCACTTCTGAAGGATGACCTCGTTTTGATGGACAG CCCTGGTATTGATGTCACCACAGAACTGGACAGCTGGATTGACAAGTTTTGTCTGGATGCTGATGTGTTTGTGCTGGTGGCCAACTCAGAGTCCACCCTGATGCAGACG GAAAAGCACTTCTTCCACAAGGTGAGTGAGCGTCTCTCCCGGCCAAACATCTTCATCCTGAACAACCGCTGGGATGCATCTGCCTCAGAGCCTGAGTACATGGAGGAG GTGCGGCGGCAGCACATGGAGCGTTGTACCAGCTTCCTGGTggatgagctgggcgtggtggatcgATCCCAGGCCGGGGACCGCATCTTCTTTGTGTCTGCTAAGGAGGTGCTCAACGCCAGGATTCAGAAAGCCCAGGGCATGCCTGAAGGAG GGGGCGCTCTCGCAGAAGGCTTTCAAGTGAGGATGTTTGAGTTTCAGAATTTTGAGAGGAGATTTGAG GAGTGCATCTCCCAGTCTGCAGTGAAGACCAAGTTTGAGCAGCACACGGTCCGGGCCAAGCAGATTGCAGAGGCGGTTCGACTCATCATGGACTCCCTGCACGTGGCGGCTCGGGAGCAGCA GGTTTACTGCGAGGAAATGCGTGAAGAGCGGCAAGACCGACTGAAATTTATTGACAAACAGCTGGAGCTCTTGGCTCAAGACTATAAGCTGCGAATTAAGCAGATTACGGAGGAAGTGGAGAGGCAG GTGTCGACTGCAATGGCCGAGGAGATCAGGCGCCTCTCTGTACTGGTGGACGATTACCAGATGGACTTCCACCCTTCTCCAGTAGTCCTCAAGGTTTATAAGAAT GAGCTGCACCGCCACATAGAGGAAGGACTGGGCCGAAACATGTCTGACCGCTGCTCCACGGCCATCACCAACTCCCTGCAGACCATGCAGCAGGACATGATAG ATGGCTTGAAACCCCTCCTTCCTGTGTCTGTGCGGAGTCAGATAGACATGCTGGTCCCGCGCCAGTGCTTCTCCCTCAACTATGACCTGAACTGTGACAAGCTGTGTGCTGACTTCCAGGAAGACATTGAGTTCCATTTCTCTCTCGGATGGACCATGCTGGTGAATAGGTTCCTGGGCCCCAAGAACAGCCGTCGGGCCTTGATGGGCTACAATGACCAG GTCCAGCGTCCTATCCCTCTGACGCCAGCCAACCCCAGCATGCCCCCACTGCCACAGGGCTCGCTCACCCAGGAGGAGTTCATGGTTTCCATGGTTACCGGCCTGGCCTCCCTGACATCCAGGACCTCCATGGGCATTCTTGTTGTTGGAGGAGTG GTGTGGAAGGCAGTGGGCTGGCGGCTCATTGCCCTCTCCTTTGGGCTCTACGGCCTCCTCTACGTCTATGAGCGTCTGACCTGGACCACCAAGGCCAAGGAGAGGGCCTTCAAGCGCCAGTTTGTGGAGCATGCCAGCGAGAAGCTGCAGCTTGTCATCAGCTACACTGGCTCCAACTGCAGCCACCAAGTCCAGCA ggAACTGTCTGGGACCTTTGCTCATCTGTGTCAGCAAGTTGACGTCACCCGGGAGAACCTGGAGCAGGAAATTGCCGCCATGAACAAGAAAATTGAGGTTCTTGACTCACTTCAGAGCAAAGCAAAGCTGCTCAG GAATAAAGCCGGTTGGTTGGACAGTGAGCTCAACATGTTCACACACCAGTACCTGCAGCCCAGCAGATAG
- the MFN2 gene encoding mitofusin-2 isoform X2 → MRQMTQTDTYRNAELDPVTTEEQVLDVKGYLSKVRGISEVLARRHMKVAFFGRTSNGKSTVINAMLWDKVLPSGIGHTTNCFLRVEGTDGHEAFLLTEGSEEKRSAKTVNQLAHALHQDKQLHAGSLVSVMWPNSKCPLLKDDLVLMDSPGIDVTTELDSWIDKFCLDADVFVLVANSESTLMQTEKHFFHKVSERLSRPNIFILNNRWDASASEPEYMEEVRRQHMERCTSFLVDELGVVDRSQAGDRIFFVSAKEVLNARIQKAQGMPEGGGALAEGFQVRMFEFQNFERRFEECISQSAVKTKFEQHTVRAKQIAEAVRLIMDSLHVAAREQQVYCEEMREERQDRLKFIDKQLELLAQDYKLRIKQITEEVERQVSTAMAEEIRRLSVLVDDYQMDFHPSPVVLKVYKNELHRHIEEGLGRNMSDRCSTAITNSLQTMQQDMIDGLKPLLPVSVRSQIDMLVPRQCFSLNYDLNCDKLCADFQEDIEFHFSLGWTMLVNRFLGPKNSRRALMGYNDQVQRPIPLTPANPSMPPLPQGSLTQEEFMVSMVTGLASLTSRTSMGILVVGGVVWKAVGWRLIALSFGLYGLLYVYERLTWTTKAKERAFKRQFVEHASEKLQLVISYTGSNCSHQVQQELSGTFAHLCQQVDVTRENLEQEIAAMNKKIEVLDSLQSKAKLLRNKAGWLDSELNMFTHQYLQPSR, encoded by the exons ATGAGGCAGATGACACAGACAG ACACGTACAGGAATGCAGAACTGGACCCCGTTACCACAGAAGAACAGGTTCTGGACGTCAAAGGTTACCTATCCAAAGTGAGAGGCATCAGTGAGGTGCTGGCTCGGCGGCACATGAAAGTGGCTTTTTTTGGCCG GACGAGCAATGGGAAGAGCACTGTGATCAATGCCATGCTCTGGGACAAAGTTCTGCCCTCTGGGATTGGCCACACCACCAATTGCTTCCTGCGGGTAGAGGGCACAGATGGCCATGAGGCCTTTCTCCTTACCGAGGGCTCAGAGGAAAAGAGGAGCGCCAAG ACTGTGAACCAGCTGGCCCATGCCCTCCACCAGGACAAGCAGCTCCATGCCGGCAGCCTAGTGAGTGTGATGTGGCCCAACTCTAAGTGCCCACTTCTGAAGGATGACCTCGTTTTGATGGACAG CCCTGGTATTGATGTCACCACAGAACTGGACAGCTGGATTGACAAGTTTTGTCTGGATGCTGATGTGTTTGTGCTGGTGGCCAACTCAGAGTCCACCCTGATGCAGACG GAAAAGCACTTCTTCCACAAGGTGAGTGAGCGTCTCTCCCGGCCAAACATCTTCATCCTGAACAACCGCTGGGATGCATCTGCCTCAGAGCCTGAGTACATGGAGGAG GTGCGGCGGCAGCACATGGAGCGTTGTACCAGCTTCCTGGTggatgagctgggcgtggtggatcgATCCCAGGCCGGGGACCGCATCTTCTTTGTGTCTGCTAAGGAGGTGCTCAACGCCAGGATTCAGAAAGCCCAGGGCATGCCTGAAGGAG GGGGCGCTCTCGCAGAAGGCTTTCAAGTGAGGATGTTTGAGTTTCAGAATTTTGAGAGGAGATTTGAG GAGTGCATCTCCCAGTCTGCAGTGAAGACCAAGTTTGAGCAGCACACGGTCCGGGCCAAGCAGATTGCAGAGGCGGTTCGACTCATCATGGACTCCCTGCACGTGGCGGCTCGGGAGCAGCA GGTTTACTGCGAGGAAATGCGTGAAGAGCGGCAAGACCGACTGAAATTTATTGACAAACAGCTGGAGCTCTTGGCTCAAGACTATAAGCTGCGAATTAAGCAGATTACGGAGGAAGTGGAGAGGCAG GTGTCGACTGCAATGGCCGAGGAGATCAGGCGCCTCTCTGTACTGGTGGACGATTACCAGATGGACTTCCACCCTTCTCCAGTAGTCCTCAAGGTTTATAAGAAT GAGCTGCACCGCCACATAGAGGAAGGACTGGGCCGAAACATGTCTGACCGCTGCTCCACGGCCATCACCAACTCCCTGCAGACCATGCAGCAGGACATGATAG ATGGCTTGAAACCCCTCCTTCCTGTGTCTGTGCGGAGTCAGATAGACATGCTGGTCCCGCGCCAGTGCTTCTCCCTCAACTATGACCTGAACTGTGACAAGCTGTGTGCTGACTTCCAGGAAGACATTGAGTTCCATTTCTCTCTCGGATGGACCATGCTGGTGAATAGGTTCCTGGGCCCCAAGAACAGCCGTCGGGCCTTGATGGGCTACAATGACCAG GTCCAGCGTCCTATCCCTCTGACGCCAGCCAACCCCAGCATGCCCCCACTGCCACAGGGCTCGCTCACCCAGGAGGAGTTCATGGTTTCCATGGTTACCGGCCTGGCCTCCCTGACATCCAGGACCTCCATGGGCATTCTTGTTGTTGGAGGAGTG GTGTGGAAGGCAGTGGGCTGGCGGCTCATTGCCCTCTCCTTTGGGCTCTACGGCCTCCTCTACGTCTATGAGCGTCTGACCTGGACCACCAAGGCCAAGGAGAGGGCCTTCAAGCGCCAGTTTGTGGAGCATGCCAGCGAGAAGCTGCAGCTTGTCATCAGCTACACTGGCTCCAACTGCAGCCACCAAGTCCAGCA ggAACTGTCTGGGACCTTTGCTCATCTGTGTCAGCAAGTTGACGTCACCCGGGAGAACCTGGAGCAGGAAATTGCCGCCATGAACAAGAAAATTGAGGTTCTTGACTCACTTCAGAGCAAAGCAAAGCTGCTCAG GAATAAAGCCGGTTGGTTGGACAGTGAGCTCAACATGTTCACACACCAGTACCTGCAGCCCAGCAGATAG